In one window of Desulforhabdus amnigena DNA:
- a CDS encoding acyl-CoA dehydrogenase family protein gives MSNLPKGGSFLLEAATPQSIFTPEDFAEEHRMIESTMVRFLAEKVFPRLEEVDAKKDGLMRELLVEAGELGILGADIPEQYGGAELDEICSTIIAEKVGAAGSFAIAHGGHTGIGNLPIVFFGNELQKEAYLPSIVTAEKIAAYALTEPGSGSDALSAKTKAVLSADGKHYVLNGAKTFISNAGMADIFIVYAKIDGDKFSAFIVDGDSEGLSTGAEERKMGLKGSSTRSVYFDDVKVPVENLLFEAGKGHVVAFNILNIGRHKVAANAVGASKLALDQSANYANERKQFKVPIAQFGLIKEKLAEMAARIYAAESMIYRTGGLLNDMLHSLDRSGPDGGRVTAKGIEEYALECSLEKVFASEVEAFAVDEGVQIHGGYGFIAEYPVERLYRDARIRRIFEGTNEINRNLIPTTLMRRAAKGDLPLLEAVAELRARMGSGIPVRENADDLIQAAKDVFLFALGAAREKHGEDLLKQQEILSRLADLAIWAYGMESSWLRAQKAAANNGHNGAKHKSNMARLFIYDSLEQIARAAREILMSLAVGSEWVELQAQLTSLLQYTPINLISLRREIAAEVSAAGKYIV, from the coding sequence ATGTCGAATTTACCCAAAGGTGGAAGTTTCCTTCTGGAGGCTGCGACTCCTCAGAGCATCTTCACTCCGGAAGATTTTGCCGAAGAACATCGAATGATTGAAAGCACCATGGTGCGTTTTCTGGCGGAAAAGGTTTTTCCCCGGTTGGAAGAAGTGGATGCCAAGAAAGACGGCCTGATGCGGGAACTCCTTGTGGAGGCGGGGGAACTCGGGATTCTGGGAGCCGACATCCCCGAACAGTACGGCGGCGCGGAACTCGATGAGATCTGCTCCACCATTATTGCCGAGAAGGTGGGAGCTGCGGGTTCGTTCGCCATTGCCCACGGGGGCCATACCGGTATCGGCAACCTGCCCATCGTTTTCTTTGGAAACGAACTGCAGAAAGAGGCCTATCTCCCTTCCATCGTCACCGCCGAGAAGATAGCAGCCTACGCTTTGACGGAACCGGGCTCCGGTTCCGATGCCCTGTCGGCAAAGACCAAGGCGGTGCTGAGTGCCGACGGGAAGCACTATGTCCTCAATGGGGCCAAGACTTTCATATCCAATGCCGGCATGGCCGACATCTTCATCGTCTACGCGAAGATCGACGGGGACAAGTTCAGTGCCTTCATTGTCGACGGCGACTCCGAAGGCCTCTCCACCGGAGCGGAGGAGAGGAAGATGGGACTCAAGGGCTCTTCAACCCGCAGCGTCTACTTTGACGATGTAAAGGTCCCGGTGGAGAACCTACTCTTTGAAGCGGGCAAGGGCCATGTAGTGGCCTTCAACATTCTCAATATCGGGCGGCATAAGGTGGCCGCCAATGCCGTGGGCGCCTCCAAGCTCGCCCTGGACCAGTCGGCCAATTACGCCAACGAGCGCAAGCAGTTCAAGGTCCCCATCGCCCAGTTTGGGCTCATCAAGGAGAAGCTTGCCGAGATGGCGGCCCGCATCTATGCAGCCGAGAGCATGATCTACCGGACTGGCGGGCTTCTCAACGACATGCTGCACAGCCTGGATCGGAGCGGCCCTGACGGGGGCCGGGTCACCGCGAAGGGGATCGAGGAGTATGCCCTGGAGTGCTCGCTGGAAAAAGTCTTTGCCAGCGAAGTCGAGGCCTTTGCAGTCGACGAAGGGGTGCAGATTCACGGTGGCTATGGATTCATCGCTGAATATCCTGTCGAAAGGCTCTACAGGGATGCTCGCATCAGAAGGATTTTCGAGGGAACCAACGAAATCAACAGGAACCTCATCCCCACCACCCTCATGCGCAGGGCGGCCAAAGGAGATCTGCCCCTGCTGGAAGCTGTTGCAGAACTGAGGGCGCGCATGGGTTCCGGAATTCCGGTCCGGGAAAATGCCGATGATCTGATACAGGCGGCCAAGGATGTTTTCTTGTTTGCGCTGGGAGCGGCACGGGAGAAGCACGGCGAAGATCTGCTGAAACAGCAGGAAATCCTCAGCCGTCTGGCCGACCTGGCCATTTGGGCGTACGGTATGGAGAGTTCCTGGCTGCGGGCACAGAAGGCTGCGGCAAACAACGGCCACAACGGAGCTAAACATAAAAGCAACATGGCCAGGTTGTTCATTTACGATTCGCTCGAACAGATTGCGCGCGCCGCCAGGGAAATCCTCATGTCGCTGGCCGTCGGCAGTGAATGGGTGGAACTTCAAGCTCAGTTGACCAGTCTCCTGCAGTACACACCCATCAACCT
- a CDS encoding L-lactate MFS transporter yields MRIEEKRWFYLVLGTVINVIIGQTYAWSVFVLPLSEHFKWSLADVSVAFAIFHSISCIPIIIAGKLQEYVQPKYILLTGGLTYGLGMLGVGYVETLNQLYFAYGVMGGLSMGTIYSGVVPNLVRFFPDRRGLVSGILAAGVGSAPILWGPIAAYMIKEYSVLPTFKMLGGFYLVSLCALALLMQVAPAGFTPAGWKPSELSQRALNVPDKDWRGMLGDSLYYCLAAIIVLGAISGMMIIAHASPILQSVGGYSAIAAGSWVGILALCNSGGRVGWGIISDRFGRMPTMVVIYIILGTAMFWLASTPFGVIIPVLIVGMAFGGFMGQLASLTADAFGSKYLPVNFGVMFVPFGLASFTGPRLAASIKVNTGSYSQAFLIASILSVVGIGLTVVARRLLKKRMHAAINGNELATGVLSQKASS; encoded by the coding sequence ATGAGAATAGAAGAGAAGCGATGGTTTTACCTGGTGCTGGGCACGGTGATCAATGTCATCATCGGCCAGACTTATGCCTGGAGCGTATTTGTACTGCCGCTTTCTGAGCATTTCAAGTGGAGCCTGGCTGATGTGTCTGTCGCATTCGCCATTTTTCATTCCATATCCTGCATTCCCATCATCATTGCCGGTAAATTGCAGGAATACGTTCAGCCGAAATATATCCTTCTTACCGGTGGTCTCACCTACGGACTGGGCATGTTGGGTGTAGGGTATGTGGAGACCCTGAACCAGCTCTATTTTGCATATGGAGTTATGGGCGGGCTCTCCATGGGGACCATCTATTCCGGAGTTGTTCCCAACCTGGTACGCTTCTTCCCGGACCGTCGGGGCCTGGTATCCGGAATATTGGCCGCTGGTGTGGGATCCGCCCCTATCCTTTGGGGTCCCATCGCCGCTTACATGATCAAGGAATACAGCGTACTTCCCACATTCAAGATGCTGGGTGGGTTCTATCTCGTCAGTCTCTGTGCCCTCGCGTTGCTGATGCAGGTCGCTCCCGCGGGATTCACTCCTGCCGGGTGGAAGCCGTCGGAGCTCTCGCAGCGGGCCCTGAACGTTCCCGACAAGGACTGGCGTGGGATGCTGGGTGATTCTCTTTATTACTGCCTGGCCGCGATCATCGTTCTGGGCGCCATTTCAGGGATGATGATCATTGCCCACGCTTCACCCATTCTTCAGTCCGTCGGCGGTTATTCCGCCATTGCAGCAGGGTCGTGGGTGGGGATACTGGCGCTTTGCAACTCCGGAGGGCGAGTGGGCTGGGGCATCATCTCCGACCGCTTTGGCCGTATGCCGACCATGGTCGTCATCTACATCATCCTTGGAACGGCCATGTTTTGGCTTGCATCCACTCCTTTTGGGGTAATCATTCCCGTACTGATCGTGGGCATGGCTTTCGGTGGTTTCATGGGACAGCTTGCATCGCTCACTGCGGATGCGTTCGGCTCCAAGTATCTGCCCGTGAACTTTGGAGTCATGTTTGTTCCCTTCGGTCTCGCCTCCTTTACCGGTCCGAGGCTGGCCGCGAGTATCAAGGTCAACACGGGGAGCTATTCGCAGGCGTTCCTCATCGCAAGCATTCTCAGTGTTGTAGGCATAGGCCTCACCGTCGTGGCGCGCAGGCTTCTCAAGAAAAGAATGCATGCCGCGATCAACGGGAATGAGCTTGCAACGGGAGTGCTGAGTCAGAAAGCCTCCTCATAA